The following coding sequences lie in one Musa acuminata AAA Group cultivar baxijiao chromosome BXJ1-8, Cavendish_Baxijiao_AAA, whole genome shotgun sequence genomic window:
- the LOC135588675 gene encoding probable pyridoxal 5'-phosphate synthase subunit PDX1: MSDSGVVMVYGKGAALSEPKKSSTFSVKVGLAQMLRGGVIMDVVTPEQARIAEEAGACAVMALERVPADIRAQGGVARMSDPGLIKEIKRAVTIPVMAKARIGHFVEAQILEAVGVDYVDESEVLTPADDQNHINKHNFRVPFVCGCRDLGEALRRIREGAAMIRTKGEAGTGNIIEAVRHVRSVMGDIRALRNMDDDEVFTFAKRIAAPYDLVMQTKQLGRLPVVHFAAGGVATPADAALMMQLGCDGVFVGSGIFKSGDPARRARAIVQAVTHYSDPEILAEVSCGLGEAMVGINLNDTKVERFASRSE; this comes from the coding sequence ATGTCGGACAGCGGCGTTGTGATGGTCTACGGCAAGGGTGCCGCCCTGTCGGAGCCGAAGAAGTCGTCCACCTTCTCCGTCAAGGTGGGGCTGGCGCAGATGCTGCGCGGCGGCGTCATCATGGACGTGGTCACCCCCGAGCAGGCCCGCATTGCGGAGGAGGCCGGTGCCTGCGCCGTCATGGCCCTGGAGCGCGTCCCCGCCGACATCCGCGCCCAGGGCGGCGTCGCCCGCATGTCCGACCCCGGCCTCATCAAGGAGATCAAGCGTGCCGTCACCATCCCCGTCATGGCCAAAGCCCGCATCGGCCACTTCGTCGAGGCCCAGATCCTCGAAGCCGTCGGGGTCGACTACGTGGACGAGAGCGAGGTCCTCACCCCCGCTGACGACCAGAACCACATCAACAAGCACAACTTCCGGGTGCCTTTCGTGTGCGGATGCCGCGACCTCGGCGAGGCCCTCCGCCGCATCCGCGAGGGCGCTGCCATGATCCGCACCAAGGGCGAGGCCGGCACCGGCAACATCATCGAGGCCGTCCGCCACGTCCGTTCCGTCATGGGCGACATCCGCGCCCTCCGCAACATGGACGACGACGAGGTCTTCACTTTCGCCAAGCGCATCGCCGCTCCGTACGACCTCGTCATGCAGACCAAACAGCTCGGCAGGCTTCCCGTCGTTCATTTCGCTGCTGGAGGGGTTGCCACCCCTGCCGACGCGGCTCTCATGATGCAGCTCGGCTGCGATGGCGTGTTTGTCGGATCCGGCATCTTCAAGAGCGGTGACCCCGCGCGCAGGGCCAGGGCCATCGTTCAAGCAGTCACCCATTACAGCGACCCGGAGATCCTGGCGGAGGTGAGCTGCGGCCTGGGGGAGGCCATGGTGGGGATCAATCTCAACGACACCAAGGTCGAGAGGTTCGCAAGCCGCTCAGAGTAG
- the LOC135588676 gene encoding ATP-dependent RNA helicase-like protein DB10, which translates to MAGGGSASSRPRYAPEDPTLPKPWRALVDGSTGYLYYWNPETNVTQYERPADELPPPPPLLPPPPPLLPPKAASVVPAERRHHHEDDDRYGRSRSHQHGGGKSSSMHDHGHDTKDSREPRATSTRGHASSADGGAFASAEAYRRQNEIIVTGDDVPAPFMTFESTGFPAEILKEVYHAGFSHPTPIQAQSWPIALQNRDIVAIAKTGSGKTLGYLIPGFIHLKRLRNNSKLGPTMLILAPTRELATQIQDEAVKFGRSSKILCTCLYGGAPKGPQLRDLDRGVDVVVATPGRLNDILEMKRVSLRQVSYLVLDEADRMLDMGFEPQIRKIVKEVPHRRQTLMFTATWPKEVRKIAADLLVHPVQVNIGSTDELVANSAITQYVEVITPLEKQRRLEQILRSQDPGSKVIIFCSTKRMCDQLARTLTRQFSASAIHGDKSQAERDRVLSQFRTGRSPILVATDVAARGLDIKDIRVVINYDFPTGVEDYVHRIGRTGRAGATGLSYTFFCDQDSKYAADLVKVLEGANQRVPKELRDMVSRGGFGGRSRRWGSRSDARDGGRTQSGRINSSYNGKGGQGLLPLPVRSDIQHGSRGIIDHEPHDRSKGRGRSPTRSRSRSRSRSHGRRYSPISKRVPARHASPHSRNHGRSRSRSHSHSPSRGFDRHGVGTGQASRVGSSPARRVQSPVVHGSNDPDRSPMQYYEDQQRSQSYDGEHGRKAELDHSPSPHDEIRRSPYSIIDNGRPQGSPGQGPWPAGSSPRNGDTEQPIPRSPPLQNNKCGGEEEEGMIPADEEDGVIPLEEDSKTSPKSKSPARRPGLDN; encoded by the exons ATGGCTGGAGGCGGCAGCGCATCGAGCAGGCCGCGGTACGCCCCCGAGGACCCGACCCTGCCTAAGCCGTGGCGGGCGCTGGTGGACGGTAGCACCGGGTACCTCTACTACTGGAACCCCGAGACCAACGTCACCCAGTACGAGCGCCCCGCCGACGAGCTCCCGCCGCCCCCTCCCCTCTTGCCCCCGCCCCCCCCTCTCCTCCCTCCCAAGGCCGCCTCCGTCGTCCCGGCTGAGCGCCGCCATCATCACGAGGATGATGATCGCTATGGCCGTTCTAGGAGCCACCAG CACGGAGGTGGTAAAAGCAGTAGCATGCATGACCATGggcatgacaccaaggactcacgGGAGCCGAGGGCAACTTCTACCAGAGGCCACGCATCATCTGCGGATGGAGGGGCCTTTGCCTCTGCCGAAGCATATCGCCGTCAGAACGAAATAATAGTCACG GGAGATGATGTACCTGCACCATTCATGACATTTGAATCTACGGGTTTCCCTGCAGAGATTCTCAAAGAG GTATACCATGCaggtttttctcacccaactccaATTCAGGCTCAGTCATGGCCAATTGCATTACAGAATCGTGATATTGTAGCCATTGCAAAGACAGGATCAGGCAAAACACTCGGGTATCTTATTCCAGGGTTCATTCATCTTAAGCGCCTTCGCAACAACTCTAAGCTGGGTCCAACAATGTTAATACTTGCACCAACAAGGGAGCTGGCAACACAGATACAAGATGAGGCTGTGAAGTTTGGAAGATCATCAAAAATTTTATGCACG TGTTTATATGGAGGTGCACCTAAAGGCCCTCAGTTGAGGGACCTTGATCGAGGAGTAGATGTTGTTGTTGCAACTCCAGGAAGATTAAATGACATTTTGGAGATGAAAAGAGTCAGCCTCCGTCAGGTTTCTTATCTGGTTCTTGATGAGGCTGATAGAATGCTGGACATGGGTTTTGAGCCACAAATTCGGAAAATCGTGAAAGAAGTACCACATCGTCGCCAAACACTTATGTTCACGGCTACATGGCCCAAAGAAGTTCGAAAAATTGCTGCAGACCTACTAGTTCATCCTGTTCAGGTTAATATTGGTAGCACAGATGAGCTTGTTGCAAATAGTGCCATCACCCAG TATGTGGAAGTAATTACCCCGCTAGAGAAACAACGACGACTAGAGCAGATATTACGGTCCCAAGATCCAGGTTCTAAGGTCATAATATTTTGTTCCACGAAGAGAATGTGCGACCAGCTGGCTCGGACCCTCACTCGTCAGTTTAGTGCTTCTGCTATTCATGGTGATAAGTCTCAGGCTGAGAGGGATAGGGTTTTAAGTCAATTTCGCACTGGAAGATCTCCCATTCTAGTGGCAACTGATGTTGCTGCTCGAGGTCTAGACATCAAGGATATCAG GGTTGTGATCAACTATGACTTCCCCACGGGAGTTGAAGACTATGTTCACAGAATTGGTAGAACTGGTAGGGCAGGTGCCACTGGATTATCTTACACATTTTTCTGCGACCAGGATTCCAAGTATGCTGCAGATCTTGTTAAGGTTCTTGAAGGTGCCAACCAACGTGTTCCAAAGGAGTTAAGGGACATGGTGTCACGTGGTGGATTTGGCGGCAGGTCTCGTCGCTGGGGTTCTCGTTCTGATGCTCGTGATGGTGGTCGCACACAAAGTGGAAGAATCAACTCCAGTTACAATGGAAAAGGTGGACAGGGCCTGCTTCCTCTGCCTGTTAGATCAGACATTCAACATGGCAGTCGTGGAATCATTGACCATGAGCCTCATGACAG ATCTAAAGGCCGAGGCCGAAGCCCCACCCGTAGCCGCAGCCGGAGCCGTAGCCGTAGCCATGGTCGGAGGTATAGCCCTATTTCGAAGAGGGTACCCGCTCGACATGCAAGTCCTCATAGCAGGAACCATGGTCGCAGTCGAAGTAGGAGCCACAGTCACAGTCCTAGCCGTGGTTTTGATCGTCATGGGGTGGGAACTGGGCAGGCATCACGTGTGGGTTCATCACCGGCAAGGAGGGTGCAATCGCCGGTAGTTCATGGCTCAAATGATCCAGATCGTTCACCTATGCAGTATTATGAAGATCAGCAAAGATCGCAGTCGTATGATGGCGAACACGGGAGAAAGGCTGAACTCGATCACTCACCCAGCCCACATGATGAGATAAGACGGTCCCCTTACAGTATCATAGACAACGGAAGACCACAAGGATCACCCGGCCAAGGGCCATGGCCTGCAGGGTCGTCACCTAGAAATGGTGATACGGAGCAGCCGATTCCAAGGTCTCCGCCATTGCAGAATAACAAATGCggtggagaggaggaagaaggcatgATTCCCGCAGACGAGGAGGATGGTGTAATCCCCCTCGAGGAAGATAGTAAGACATCGCCAAAGTCAAAGTCTCCTGCCCGGAGGCCTGGGCTGGATAATTGA
- the LOC103995738 gene encoding phosphoenolpyruvate/phosphate translocator 2, chloroplastic, with amino-acid sequence MQSAALSPSYTPLLRNSKNPPTPRPNLLLLPRITCRSRLQPLAAAASSSQGLPGAPRPLVSLPSLSDRRPDDRFAARAASVPDSASAGDGATDSGGILQTVQLGSLFGLWYLFNIYFNIYNKQVLKVFQFPLTITTVQFAVGTCLVLFMWTTNLYKRPKISASQLAAILPLAAVHTMGNLFTNMSLGKVAVSFTHTIKAMEPFFSVLLSALFLGEMPTIWVLASLVPIVGGVALASLTEASFNWAGFWSAMASNVTFQSRNVLSKKVMVKKEESLDNINLFSMITIMSFFLLAPATLFVEGIKFTPSYLQSTGLNLKEIYMRSCLAALCFHAYQQVSYMILARVSPVTHSVGNCVKRVVVIVTSVLFFRTPVSPINSLGTGIALAGVFLYSRVKKIKPKTA; translated from the exons atgcAGAGCGCCGCACTCTCTCCCTCCTACACGCCACTCCTCCGAAACTCCAAGAATCCCCCCACCCCGAGGCCAAACCTCCTACTCCTTCCCCGCATCACCTGCAGATCCCGCCTTCAACCACTCGCTGCCGCCGCCTCCTCATCCCAAGGCCTCCCCGGCGCACCCCGCCCCTTGGTATCCCTCCCATCCCTCTCGGATCGAAGGCCCGATGATCGGTTTGCGGCCCGCGCGGCCTCCGTCCCCGATAGCGCCTCCGCCGGCGATGGCGCCACTGATAGCGGCGGGATCCTGCAGACAGTGCAGCTAGGGTCGCTCTTCGGCCTCTGGTATCTCTTCAACATCTACTTCAACATATACAATAAGCAG GTTCTGAAGGTTTTCCAATTTCCACTTACCATCACAACAGTTCAATTTGCCGTTGGAACGTGTCTTGTCCTATTCATGTGGACCACTAATCTATACAAGCGACCTAAGATTTCTGCTTCACAG CTTGCTGCCATCTTACCATTGGCTGCAGTCCATACAATGGGTAACCTCTTTACAAATATGAGTCTGGGAAAGGTTGCTGTTTCATTCACGCACACAATCAAAGCTATGGAGCCCTTTTTCTCTGTCCTTCTTTCTGCCTTATTTTTAGGGGAG ATGCCTACTATATGGGTTCTAGCATCCCTTGTGCCAATTGTTGGTGGTGTGGCATTGGCCTCTCTCACCGAAGCTTCTTTTAATTG GGCTGGATTTTGGAGTGCAATGGCTTCGAATGTGACCTTCCAATCCCGCAATGTGCTTAGCAAGAAAGTCATGGTTAAGAAAGAG GAATCGTTGGACAACATAAATCTCTTCTCCATGATAACTATCATGTCATTTTTCCTCCTAGCTCCTGCAACTTTGTTTGTGGAGGGCATCAAGTTTACCCCTTCATATCTGCAGTCCACT GGTTTGAATCTTAAAGAGATATACATGAGATCTTGTCTCGCAGCACTGTGCTTTCACGCTTATCAGCAG GTTTCATACATGATACTAGCAAGGGTATCACCTGTTACCCACTCCGTCGGCAACTGTGTGAAGCGGGTCGTGGTCATTGTGACTTCAGTCCTCTTTTTCAGGACACCAGTTTCCCCCATCAATTCACTCG GTACCGGCATCGCACTTGCTGGAGTTTTCCTCTACTCGAGGGTAAAGAAAATCAAGCCCAAGACTGCATGA
- the LOC135586973 gene encoding histone deacetylase 6-like: MVASSSAVEGGEGASLASASCGDWAKRRVSYFYEPTIGDYYYRQGHPMKPHRIRMAHNLIIHYRLHRLMEVSRPFPATVADMIRFHSKEYIDFLASVSPVTAAALASSSARQLKRFNLDYDCPIFEGLFQFCQASAGGSIGAAVKINRGDADIAINWAGGLHHAKKCGASGFCYVNDIVLGILELLKFHRRVLYVDIDIHHGDGVEEAFLTSDRVMTVSFHKYAEGNYFPGTGNIKDVGFGQGMYYALNVPLNDGMDDENFRGLFRPIIQKVMEIYLPDVVVLQCGADSLAGDRLGSFNLSVKGHADCLQYLRSFNVPMMVLGGGGYTMCNVARCWCYETAVAVGVEPDNKLPCNDYYEYFGPDYNLHFQPRTVENKNFPEELENIRNMLMDHLSHIEHAPSVQFQARPPGTEAPEEEDEDMENRTQPKLWSGEYYDSDNLEDDKKPDPENVA, from the exons ATGGTGGCGTCATCGTCGGCGGTGGAAGGAGGTGAGGGAGCATCGTTGGCGTCGGCATCGTGCGGGGACTGGGCCAAGCGGCGGGTGAGCTACTTCTACGAGCCGACGATCGGAGACTACTACTACAGGCAGGGGCACCCGATGAAGCCCCACCGAATCCGCATGGCTCACAACCTCATCATCCACTACCGCCTACACCGCCTCATGGAGGTCTCCCGCCCTTTCCCCGCCACCGTCGCCGACATGATCCGCTTCCACTCCAAAGAATACATCGACTTCCTCGCCTCCGTCTCTCCCGTCACCGCCGCCGCCctcgcctcctcctccgcccgcCAGCTTAAGCGTTTCAACCTCGATTACGACTGTCCCATATTCGAGGGCCTCTTCCAGTTCTGCCAGGCATCCGCTGGTGGCTCCATCGGCGCGGCTGTCAAGATCAACCGCGGCGATGCTGACATCGCCATCAACTGGGCTGGCGGTCTCCACCACGCCAAGAAGTGCGGGGCCTCCGGCTTCTGCTACGTCAACGACATCGTCCTCGGCATCCTCGAGCTCCTCAAGTTCCACAGA CGTGTTCTCTATGTGGACATTGATATCCATCATGGGGATGGTGTTGAAGAGGCTTTTCTCACGAGTGACAGAGTCATGACTGTGTCATTCCACAAATATGCAGAGGGAAACTACTTTCCTGGAACTGGCAATATAAAAGATGTTGGATTTGGGCAAGGAATGTACTATGCTTTAAATGTTCCTCTAAATGATGGGATGGATGATGAAAATTTCCGGGGACTCTTTAGGCCTATCATTCAAAAGGTGATGGAGATTTACCTGCCTGATGTGGTAGTTCTCCAGTGTGGTGCTGATTCATTAGCAGGTGATAGACTAGGTAGCTTCAACTTGTCTGTGAAGGGGCATGCAGATTGTTTACAATACCTTAGATCCTTCAATGTCCCCATGATGGTTTTGGGAGGTGGAGGTTACACAATGTGCAATGTCGCCCGCTGCTGGTGCTACGAG ACAGCAGTTGCAGTTGGAGTGGAACCTGACAATAAGTTGCCTTGTAATGATTATTATGAGTATTTTGGTCCCGACTACAATCTTCATTTTCAACCAAGAACGGTGGAGAATAAAAACTTTCCAGAAGAACTGGAGAACATAAG GAATATGTTAATGGATCACCTTTCACATATTGAACATGCTCCAAGCGTGCAGTTCCAGGCAAGACCACCCGGCACAGAAGCTCCGGAGGAG GAAGATGAGGATATGGAAAATAGGACACAACCCAAACTTTGGAGTGGTGAGTATTATGATTCTGACAACCTTGAGGACGACAAAAAGCCTGACCCTGAAAATGTAGCATGA